In one Acidimicrobium ferrooxidans DSM 10331 genomic region, the following are encoded:
- a CDS encoding ABC transporter ATP-binding protein, with protein MTKGGERSRPIATSVTEGSWAAVAPWLRRHRGKLAVTLLASAVSMGSLALVPVVQRAVIDGLGGRRAAIEALVLGLVGIGIVRFGTTLVRRFIGGRVAYDVQLDIRNEVYAHLVSLDLATHEGLEIGQLLSRVTTDLGLVQQVLAWAPMVLGAVLQAIVSIVIMSVLNVWLMLLALIVPVATFLASRTLRSTVFPSSWDAQQREGELTTVVTESIIGARVVRAFGQEASQIRRFVDGARALYASRLRNIRLRAWVTAELQAIPQLVQAGILALGGLLALNGDVTIGTFVAFASYLTQLAAPARMVAGILVVGQQARAGFERIDQLLSIEPGITEVPHPLPLPRDARRVSVRGVTALRGGTHEVLAGVDLEIAAGEMVAILGPSGSGKTTLCTLLPRLAEVSGGAVLVGGVDVRSVSLAELRRRVSMVFEESVLLAGTVVDNVRFGCPDASEAEVREACGRAGALEFIEALPDGFDTQIGEGGVTLSGGQRQRLALARALVMRPHVLVLDDATSAIDPTTEERIIASIRALPERPTVIVVSHRASVVSLVDRVVVLEQGCVVADGSVARVAAMSSWVRRFLDGGDGSDVEIEAVSPKRQIVEASGSGRRRLAAARSLGDVPPWVGELIAHLPPTRDEPQRPRWTQPPGEGRIRLGTFLSGWRFGLVLALALVAIDTASGVIGPLIVRSGIDGGMLAHSGITVVLAALGLLAVALIGWIDQWAETVQTGRVGESMLFELRLRLFSHLQRLGIDVFEREPSGRLVTRLTSDVETMSQLLQNGLVSAIVGIATVVVIAVVLVALEPRLALVALVAVPVLVVATVVYRAIAQRAYDRQREHVAAVNAHFQESIAGVQVVQALGQEEAGLATFRRLGIAYRNASLTALGVQAIYVALADLTSVVVTAGVLWVGSGLVRGHVIEVGVLVAFLLYITQLFAPVQQLAQTFDAYQRARAGLRKINSLLDEQPSIRSSPNASRPTRIRGSIELDRVWFAYPGVQRPALRDCSLAIPAGQHVAVVGETGAGKSTLMKLLVRFVDPSQGAVRLDGTDLRALDLAWFRSRVGYVPQEPFLFSGTIRDNITFGAPWASDDDVEAAARAVGAHDVIAALPDGYDQVVGERGRALAAGERQLVCLARAVLIDPAILLLDEATSNLDPELDARVHAGIERAGAGRTTVMIAHRLHSAERMDRIVVVGAGSILEDGTHDELLRRGGWYAQAQRATAAMAELHRRAVGE; from the coding sequence ATGACCAAGGGCGGGGAGCGGTCCCGTCCGATCGCGACGTCGGTGACCGAAGGCTCGTGGGCAGCGGTTGCGCCATGGCTTCGCCGGCACCGTGGCAAGCTTGCCGTGACCCTGCTTGCATCGGCCGTGTCGATGGGGTCGCTGGCGTTGGTTCCCGTGGTGCAACGAGCCGTGATCGACGGGCTTGGAGGCCGACGGGCCGCCATCGAGGCGCTGGTGCTCGGCTTAGTGGGGATCGGTATCGTGCGTTTTGGCACGACCCTGGTGCGACGGTTCATCGGTGGCCGAGTGGCCTACGACGTGCAACTCGACATCCGGAACGAGGTGTACGCGCACCTCGTCTCGCTCGATCTCGCCACCCACGAAGGTCTCGAGATCGGCCAGCTGCTCTCACGTGTGACGACGGATCTCGGTCTCGTTCAACAAGTCCTGGCGTGGGCTCCGATGGTTCTTGGCGCGGTTCTCCAAGCGATCGTGTCGATCGTCATCATGAGCGTGCTGAACGTCTGGCTCATGCTGCTCGCACTGATCGTCCCGGTTGCCACCTTCCTAGCGTCGCGAACCCTGCGCTCCACGGTCTTCCCGTCGAGCTGGGACGCACAGCAGCGGGAGGGCGAACTCACGACCGTGGTGACCGAGTCGATCATCGGAGCTCGTGTGGTGCGCGCCTTCGGGCAGGAAGCGTCGCAGATACGCCGGTTCGTCGATGGCGCGCGTGCGCTCTACGCGTCGAGGCTTCGCAACATCAGGCTGCGCGCCTGGGTCACCGCTGAGCTCCAGGCGATACCGCAGCTCGTGCAGGCAGGCATTCTCGCCCTCGGCGGTCTGCTTGCGTTGAACGGCGACGTCACGATCGGGACGTTCGTCGCCTTCGCGAGCTACCTGACGCAGCTCGCGGCGCCCGCGCGCATGGTGGCCGGCATCCTCGTCGTCGGCCAGCAGGCGCGAGCAGGCTTCGAACGGATTGACCAACTCCTCTCGATCGAACCTGGCATCACCGAGGTGCCGCACCCACTGCCACTTCCACGCGACGCTCGCCGTGTCAGCGTACGGGGCGTCACGGCGCTACGTGGGGGGACGCACGAAGTGCTCGCAGGGGTCGATCTCGAGATCGCGGCTGGTGAGATGGTCGCGATCCTCGGCCCGTCGGGATCCGGGAAGACCACGCTCTGCACGTTGTTGCCGCGGTTGGCCGAGGTCTCGGGGGGCGCGGTGCTCGTTGGCGGCGTCGACGTCCGCTCGGTGTCGCTCGCCGAGCTACGGCGCCGCGTGAGCATGGTCTTCGAGGAGAGCGTCCTGCTGGCCGGCACGGTGGTCGACAACGTTCGTTTCGGTTGCCCGGATGCGTCGGAGGCCGAGGTTCGTGAGGCCTGTGGACGGGCGGGCGCCCTGGAGTTCATCGAGGCCTTGCCTGACGGGTTCGACACCCAGATCGGCGAAGGCGGAGTGACACTCTCAGGAGGTCAGCGCCAACGCCTCGCGCTTGCGCGTGCACTCGTCATGCGCCCGCACGTGCTCGTGCTCGACGACGCGACCTCGGCCATCGATCCGACGACCGAGGAGCGCATCATCGCGTCGATCCGGGCGCTGCCAGAGCGCCCGACGGTGATCGTCGTGTCGCACCGTGCCTCTGTCGTCTCCTTGGTCGATCGTGTGGTGGTGTTGGAGCAGGGCTGTGTCGTCGCTGACGGTTCGGTTGCCCGTGTCGCCGCGATGTCGTCGTGGGTGCGCCGATTTCTCGATGGTGGGGATGGCTCTGATGTCGAGATCGAGGCGGTGTCCCCCAAGCGACAGATCGTCGAGGCGAGTGGTTCTGGTCGGCGTCGCCTCGCAGCTGCTCGGAGCCTGGGTGACGTGCCGCCTTGGGTCGGCGAGCTCATCGCGCACCTCCCCCCGACTCGTGATGAGCCGCAGCGGCCCCGGTGGACACAGCCACCTGGCGAGGGTCGCATCCGACTCGGCACGTTTCTCTCCGGCTGGCGCTTCGGCCTCGTGCTCGCGTTGGCACTCGTCGCCATCGACACCGCTTCGGGGGTCATCGGCCCCCTCATCGTGCGAAGTGGTATCGACGGAGGCATGCTCGCCCACAGTGGCATCACGGTTGTGCTCGCCGCGCTCGGACTCCTCGCGGTCGCGTTGATCGGTTGGATCGATCAGTGGGCCGAGACTGTCCAGACGGGCCGTGTGGGGGAGTCGATGCTCTTCGAGCTGCGGCTCCGACTGTTCTCGCACCTACAGCGGCTCGGTATCGACGTCTTCGAACGGGAGCCGAGCGGTCGGCTCGTCACCCGGCTGACCAGCGACGTCGAGACCATGTCGCAGCTGCTCCAGAACGGCTTGGTCAGTGCCATCGTGGGGATCGCGACGGTCGTGGTGATTGCGGTCGTGCTCGTCGCACTCGAGCCGCGTCTCGCGTTGGTCGCACTGGTCGCCGTGCCGGTGCTCGTGGTCGCGACCGTGGTGTATCGAGCCATCGCTCAGCGCGCCTACGACCGGCAGCGCGAACACGTGGCCGCGGTGAACGCGCATTTCCAAGAGAGCATCGCTGGCGTGCAAGTCGTCCAGGCCCTCGGTCAGGAGGAGGCTGGTCTCGCGACGTTTCGACGGCTGGGGATTGCCTATCGCAACGCCAGCTTGACCGCTCTTGGTGTCCAGGCGATCTACGTGGCCCTCGCGGACCTTACCAGTGTGGTGGTGACCGCCGGTGTCCTCTGGGTGGGGAGTGGGCTGGTGCGTGGCCATGTGATCGAAGTCGGCGTGCTGGTCGCGTTCTTGCTCTACATCACGCAGCTGTTCGCGCCCGTCCAACAGCTCGCACAAACCTTCGACGCGTACCAGCGAGCGAGGGCCGGACTGCGCAAGATCAACTCGCTCCTCGACGAGCAACCGAGCATCCGCTCCAGCCCGAACGCGAGTCGACCCACCCGGATCCGAGGGAGCATCGAACTCGATCGGGTGTGGTTCGCCTACCCGGGGGTTCAGCGCCCCGCGCTTCGTGACTGCTCGCTCGCGATCCCAGCGGGCCAGCACGTCGCGGTGGTGGGTGAGACAGGCGCCGGTAAGTCGACCCTCATGAAGCTGCTGGTTCGCTTCGTCGATCCCTCGCAAGGCGCGGTGCGCCTCGACGGCACGGATCTGCGAGCCTTGGACCTTGCGTGGTTCCGCAGCCGGGTCGGCTACGTCCCCCAGGAGCCGTTCCTCTTCTCAGGCACGATTCGGGACAACATCACGTTCGGTGCACCCTGGGCCAGCGACGACGACGTCGAGGCCGCAGCGCGAGCCGTCGGTGCCCATGACGTCATCGCTGCACTGCCGGACGGCTACGACCAGGTCGTGGGCGAGCGTGGTCGCGCGCTGGCGGCGGGGGAGCGCCAACTCGTGTGTCTTGCG
- a CDS encoding ParB/RepB/Spo0J family partition protein gives MARQTGLGRGLGALIPTGVQQEQHGLVEIPVGAIRPNPLQPRTIFDEEALSGLAASIAEVGVLQPILVRRVADGYELIAGERRWRAAQRAGLDRIPAIVQDRDDRGSLQVAVIENLHRRDLNPLEEAAAYRQLIDDFQLTHDEVARGVGKSRAAVSNTLRLLQLPAALQRMLLDGVLSAGHARALLGCPDRRLQEELARRTVEEGLSVRDVEEAVRAISNPAAEATRVEAGESEHAQGPKEAVPEARLRPAIVVELERLLADVMESDVQIDVSKSGAGYIRVRFVDLADLHRIASGIVDPHPQVEA, from the coding sequence ATGGCTAGGCAGACCGGTTTGGGGCGCGGACTTGGTGCGCTGATTCCAACAGGCGTTCAGCAGGAGCAGCATGGCCTCGTCGAGATTCCAGTAGGGGCGATTCGTCCGAATCCTCTGCAGCCGCGGACGATCTTCGACGAGGAGGCGCTGAGTGGCCTTGCCGCATCGATCGCCGAGGTCGGCGTTCTCCAACCGATCCTCGTGCGGCGGGTCGCGGACGGCTACGAGCTGATCGCTGGCGAACGGCGGTGGCGCGCGGCGCAGCGAGCTGGCCTGGATCGCATCCCCGCCATCGTGCAAGATCGAGACGACCGCGGGTCGCTCCAGGTGGCCGTCATCGAGAACCTGCACCGTCGTGACTTGAACCCGCTGGAAGAGGCAGCTGCGTACCGGCAGTTGATCGACGATTTCCAGCTGACGCACGACGAGGTTGCTCGTGGTGTCGGCAAGAGTCGGGCGGCTGTCTCGAATACGCTGCGACTCCTGCAGCTCCCCGCTGCGCTGCAGCGGATGCTGCTCGATGGGGTGTTGTCGGCGGGGCATGCGAGGGCCTTGCTCGGTTGCCCGGATCGTCGTCTGCAGGAGGAGTTGGCCAGGAGAACGGTCGAGGAAGGCCTGTCCGTCCGAGACGTCGAGGAGGCGGTGCGGGCGATCTCGAACCCCGCGGCCGAGGCGACGAGGGTCGAGGCTGGCGAATCGGAGCATGCGCAGGGCCCCAAGGAGGCGGTGCCCGAGGCACGGCTGCGTCCGGCCATCGTCGTCGAGCTCGAGCGGTTGCTCGCGGACGTCATGGAGTCGGATGTGCAGATCGACGTGAGCAAGAGTGGCGCAGGGTACATCCGAGTTCGGTTCGTCGATCTTGCCGATCTCCATCGCATCGCGTCGGGCATCGTCGACCCCCACCCTCAAGTCGAGGCGTAG
- a CDS encoding ParA family protein, translating into MGRVIAVANQKGGVGKTTTAVNLAAALAEQGARVLLVDFDPQGNATTGLGVNPRDLAGSIYDAVVHETPLEDVIEATGVRNVFVAGATIDLAGAEIELVSVLSRETRLRRALEPVRGDYDYIFIDCPPSLGLLTVNALAAADEVLVPIQCEYYALEGLSQLFRNVTLVQQSLNPTLRVSHVVMTMFDARTNLSEQVVANVKEFCGDLVCETVIPRNIRLSEAPSFGQPITTFDPSSRGAIAYRDLATELRKDG; encoded by the coding sequence ATGGGTAGGGTCATTGCGGTCGCCAATCAGAAGGGTGGGGTCGGTAAGACCACGACAGCCGTGAACCTCGCTGCAGCGTTGGCTGAGCAGGGGGCGAGGGTCTTGCTGGTCGACTTCGATCCGCAAGGCAACGCGACGACGGGCCTCGGGGTGAACCCTCGGGATCTTGCGGGGTCGATCTATGACGCGGTCGTGCACGAGACGCCGTTGGAAGACGTCATCGAGGCGACTGGGGTCCGCAATGTGTTCGTCGCGGGTGCAACCATCGACCTCGCTGGTGCGGAGATCGAGCTGGTGTCGGTGCTGTCGCGTGAGACTCGGTTGCGCAGGGCGTTGGAGCCGGTCCGAGGCGACTACGACTACATCTTCATTGATTGTCCGCCGTCGCTCGGACTGCTGACGGTCAATGCGTTGGCTGCCGCAGATGAGGTGCTCGTGCCGATCCAGTGCGAGTACTACGCCCTCGAGGGATTGTCGCAGCTGTTTCGGAACGTGACATTGGTGCAGCAGAGCCTGAACCCGACGCTCCGTGTTTCGCACGTGGTCATGACGATGTTCGATGCCCGGACGAACCTCTCCGAGCAGGTGGTAGCCAACGTGAAGGAGTTCTGCGGTGACTTGGTGTGTGAGACAGTGATCCCTCGCAACATACGACTCTCCGAGGCCCCCTCGTTTGGGCAGCCAATTACGACGTTCGATCCGAGCTCGCGAGGCGCCATTGCCTATCGCGACCTGGCGACGGAGCTGCGCAAGGATGGCTAG